A stretch of Rhododendron vialii isolate Sample 1 chromosome 4a, ASM3025357v1 DNA encodes these proteins:
- the LOC131324162 gene encoding pentatricopeptide repeat-containing protein At1g12620-like translates to MAQISASSLISPMDYSSSNYRKCNLLFPPHYSSFALRSHSNTINPRSSTPSATIISPQPSFGRERLSKKKPRSGNLRIPEDFPTIFKINNALSKITKSGKYSTALSHFNELQLKDIELNFYTFNIAINCYCCANRVGFGFSLLGSIFKRGYTPNVVTFTTLLNGLIAQDKAGEALSLFNKLQLQDIEINLYTFNIAINCYCRVNRVGFGFSLLGCILKRGYTPDVATFNTLLNGLIILDKNVEAVEFFEKIVKKGIFKPNVSSYGSFINRLCKMGNTGAAISFLRIAEEGGLNPDTVAYSVIINCLCEDGMVDHAVNFLVEMDSKGIPANVVTYTSLIDGLCKHGKWKEATGMLIQMVDRSISPNVWTVTVLVDALSKQGMTKEAEVLLEDMIERGVYPVVVTYSTLMDGYSLQGQMDEAMRLLSAMVGRDIHPNTHCYNILIKGYCKNMQLDKAMHLFREMPLWGLKRDIVTFDSLLLGLVHIGRYTAAQEILNEMQAARRIPYPETFGLLLGGLCQSGHIDEAMFLIDMMKKGV, encoded by the coding sequence ATGGCTCAGATTAGTGCTTCTTCTCTAATCAGTCCCATGGATTATTCTTCTTCTAATTACCGAAAATGTAATCTTCTCTTTCCACCCCACTATTCATCTTTTGCCCTTCGTTCTCATTCTAACACTATAAACCCTAGAAGTTCTACTCCTTCTGCGACCATCATCAGCCCCCAGCCCAGTTTTGGAAGAGaaaggttgtcaaaaaaaaaacccaggtcGGGGAATCTGCGCATTCCGGAAGATTTTCcaaccattttcaaaatcaataatgcGTTATCGAAGATTACGAAATCGGGTAAGTACAGCACGGCTCTTTCTCATTTTAACGAGTTGCAGTTAAAGGACATTGAGCTAAATTTTTATACCTTCAACATTGCAATTAACTGCTACTGTTGCGCGAATCGAGTTGGCTTTGGGTTCTCTCTTTTAGGCAGCATCTTCAAACGCGGTTACACGCCTAACGTAGTTACCTTCACCACTCTGTTAAATGGACTTATTGCACAAGATAAAGCTGGTGAggctctctctcttttcaaCAAGTTGCAGTTACAAGACATTGAGATAAATTTGTATACCTTCAACATTGCAATTAACTGTTATTGTCGAGTGAATCGAGTCGGCTTTGGGTTCTCGCTTTTAGGCTGTATCTTGAAACGTGGCTATACGCCTGATGTAGCTACCTTCAACACCCTGTTGAATGGACTTATTATACTGGATAAAAATGTTGAGGCCGTGgagttttttgagaaaattgtcAAAAAAGGCATATTCAAACCCAATGTGTCGAGTTATGGATCGTTTATAAACAGGCTTTGCAAAATGGGAAACACGGGAGCGGCTATTAGTTTTCTGAGGATAGCGGAAGAGGGAGGTTTAAACCCTGACACGGTGGCATACAGCGTCATCATTAACTGTCTTTGTGAGGATGGGATGGTGGATCACGCTGTCAACTTCTTAGTAGAAATGGATAGCAAAGGTATTCCGGCAAATGTTGTCACCTATACATCCTTGATTGATGGCCTATGCAAACATGGTAAGTGGAAGGAGGCTACAGGAATGCTAATACAAATGGTGGATAGAAGTATTTCACCAAATGTCTGGACAGTAACTGTTTTGGTCGATGCACTTAGCAAGCAAGGGATGACAAAGGAAGCGGAGGTGCTACTTGAAGACATGATAGAAAGGGGTGTTTATCCTGTTGTAGTCACATACTCTACTCTTATGGATGGATATAGTTTGCAAGGCCAGATGGACGAAGCAATGAGATTGTTAAGTGCTATGGTGGGTAGGGACATTCATCCTAACACTCATTGCTATAACATTTTGATTAAGGGATATTGCAAGAACATGCAGTTAGATAAGGCCATGCATCTCTTCCGAGAAATGCCTTTATGGGGTTTGAAACGTGACATTGTTACTTTCGATTCTCTATTGCTGGGTCTCGTTCACATAGGTAGATATACTGCTGCTCAAGAAATTCTTAATGAGATGCAAGCTGCTCGCCGAATTCCTTATCCTGAAACTTTTGGTCTCCTGTTGGGCGGCCTTTGCCAAAGTGGGCATATTGATGAAGCAATGTTCTTAATTGACATGATGAAAAAAGGGGTTTAG